AGAGGATCAAACCTCTTCAAATATATcatccaaactctctcatctatataatgtcaaaataaaaaaaatgttaagcACCTTCAACCATCTGCCCTTCAAAATATAGTTCTCAAAATCCATTGAGAATTCTCATGTTAAGACTGTAGATTTCCACAGTTTAATATGTATAAGTTAACCGATTGGAAGTAAATTCGATCCATAGCAATGAGAAATAGTATGAGTATGTGGAAGGATGATTCTATTCTATTTATACAACAACTAATATAGAAAGCTGAAAAGGTTGGTTTTGTTAATAAATCAAAGCATAAATATAGTAAATGTTGGTAACATGGAAAGCATCTACTCCCATGGTTGCAATATGCTAACGAAAGTCTATCACCTAAATGTAAAATTTGAAAATTGTTCATCACAACTAGATAATGCGACATTTTAATACATAATATACAACCAACAAAGATTTTAGCAAACCAGAAAGCTTCTAATTCTTGACGCTTCACATCTCCTTGGTTCGAGGGAATTAGAAAAAATTTGAAATGCTaataaaggatatatatatatatatatatatatatatatatatatatatatatatatatatatatatatatatatatatatatatatatatatatatatatatatatatatatatatatatatataggttcaggttcatttgagaccattctaattttgtgagactgtgagaccaaatctaaaaataattttaaaatgcaaaataaatggaaaaatctaaaaattctttttttaaatgttattttcggaacttgaattaactaaaaaaaatattaaaaaaatataaaaaaaataaaaaaaaataaaaaaaatccgtttttttttttgaaaaatacgtgaaatattctaaatagaatatttcattgacatattctaaaaaataattttaaaatgcaaaataaatggaaaaatctaaaaattctttttttaaatattattttcggaacttgaattaactaaaaaaaataaaaaaaaattaaaaaaaataaaaaaaaaattctattttttttgaaaaatacgtgaaatattctaaatagaatattacactgtacatattttaaaaataattttaaaatgcaaaataaatggaaaaatcaaaaaattctttttttaaatattattttcggaacataaattaactaaaaaaaaataaaaaaaaaataaacaaatgcgtctcacggtctcacaaaatataagtggtctcaaatgaacctatccctatatatatatatatatatatatatatatatatatatatatatatatatatatatatatatatatatatatatatatatatatatatatatatatatatatatatatatatatatatatatatatatatatatatatatatatatatatatatatatatatatatatatatataggagatgGTTCACTTGagatagagatcttgagattcaacctcaaccacatatttttcatttgtcACTCTAACGCTCCAGCGTACCGACAGCAACAaggtatgcctaatcataaatgattatataacaAAGAGGTATTATCAAATATGATTATGCATGTTTATACGTATGTGCCTAATCATTAATGATTATACATACATGTTTGTTCACAGACTTCACAGAGTGAGTAATCATAAATGATCATGACAATTGGTGACAGAagaggtgatggtggtggtataAGTGACGGAGGTAACAGTGGTGGGTCAGCTAGTGTTAGATGTGGTTGTAGTGGTGATGGCAGTGGCGGTTGTGGTGGTGGGGATAGTGGTGGAGGAGAAATGAAAGGATGTCGGCATGTCGCTATATAATCATTTACAATTATAACAGGACTATCGAGCCGGTACGCAAGAGGGTTAGAGCGACAGATGTGAAATATATGGTTgatgttgaatctcaagatctctattttatttttaatctcaacggaacctctctctctctctctctctctctctatatatatatatatatatatatatatatatatatatatatatatatatatatatatatatatgctaagtTAACCACAAGATGAAAAGAGATATGAGGATAGCAATAAGACATATAATAGTCATGATCCATAAGAGCAAAATTACAGTATAGAATAAAAAGGGATGCAAAGGATAGACTCATAGAAATAAAATTACAAACAAGAGCTGCCCTAAGAGAGCTACAAGTATTAATCATGTAGGTAGATACTCGTTAGTCCATGTTGTATGGTCAAAACACACATTACACTTAGTGCCACATGACACTGCAGTTGTGCGGTAACAACAGACCATGTGGTGATACAAAAACACCAATTAGTTAACCATAAACATATTTTTGTCAATGATCGTATAGTAGATATGCCAAGTTATCGCTGCAAACCCTGAGATACTATTGCGGCGAGGGAAGTGGACACTGATGTATCCTTAATTGATGCAAAATTTGCTTGTGTTGAGGTCATTGTTATGCTTGATAATGGTTGTTTATGTTGCATAGGGAGGGGTGATCTTGTTTGAATGATACGAGAGTTGGTGAGTAAAAAGAAATGGAAATTTGACCATATTGTTAATGAGACTACATGTATGACTATATTAAGcggtgattaaaacctcaattgAACTTCTTTTAATTGTAGACCTTTATTTTCGATTATATATCTCAAAActtcacatacacacacacacacatatatatatacacatacacacacacacacacacacacacacacacacatatatatatatatatatatacatatgctaAGTTAACCACAAGATGAAAAGAGATATGGGGATAACAATAAGACATATAATAGGCATGAGCCATAAGAGCAAAATTACAATATAGAATAAAAAGGGATGCAAAGGAGACTCATAGAAATAAAAGTACAAAAAAGTGATGCCCTAAGAGAGCTACAAGTATTAACCATGTAAGTAGATACTCCTTAGTCCATGTAATATGGTCAAAACACACATTACGGTTAGTGCCACATGGCACTGCAGTTGTGCGGTAACAACAGACCATGTGGTGATACAAAACACCAATTAGTTAACCATAAACAAATTTTTGTCAATGATCGTATAGTAGAAGATATATGATGACCGAAAGATAAAGAGTTCATTCACGactaaaaaaaaagttaagaaaGAACGGACCTGACGAGTTTTAGAAGATTATATTTTTTTGGAACCGGCGGAGTTAATATATGTTGGCGTAAATAGGAACGTTAGACTTGGGTCTACAAAGCGGGAAGCCCGGAATCGCCTCCCTTTCCGCCCCCTATTTTTCACCAGTTTGGTCCAAGCAAGGCGCAAACCCACCACCTCCCAAGAGAAAACCCCCTAAAGGGAAAAACCTCGATGCATCTTACTAGCCGAGCTGGTAGTCAtgtgcaaagatatgttgatcaaGTGGCTTGATGTTATTATCATGTATTACCGTCGATTTTCATTGTTTTCTAATTCTACACAATTAATTGAAACAAGCATCAATGTAGAAACGATTGATCAAGTGGCGATAATTGTAAATTAATATATCAAGGATGTTAATGATGATTCTCATGATCGTGATTCCCATGAATATATAAAAGATACATCATCGCTAACCAACTTGTTCTACCAAAGTGTTTCTAGCCCAACGATATCCGGTGTTTCCCTCCATCCTTGAGGTCGAGGGTTAAAGTCCCACTGAGGGCATAAGTGGAATAATATAGGAgtagtttagtatatatatatatatatatatatatatatatatatatatatatatatatatatatatatatatatatgtatgtatttgccattccaaaaaaaaattgttctacTTTAAATATTAGGTGGATTCGAATGTACTATCTCTCTACCTTGCTATACGTGTGATTTTATTAAAACAACACATCTAGCAATTATACTCTCAACCCAACTTAAGATATATATGAAGTTTGATAGAGATTGGTTCTATCGTTTGTTAATGTCGTGATGCTTATCATTTCTACTTTCCTTCTATGAGGATACATTGTCTCTAGGAAGAATAATAAAAGGAAATTAAAATAAGATTTCCAAATCTTTCTATCTATATCTTATGTATATAGTCTAACCTTTTGGGTTATTCCAAAGTTTTCAATCAAGTTGGTCAGATGAATATGCCCACTTGGCAACCAGTAGAAAAACGAGCATAACTTGTTCTAGAAAATCTCCAAATGATTCACGATTTCTTGCAATGCAAACTAGAATTTAAGGCCCGACTTCAAATTTCAGCTCTCTACTCAATGCCTACATCCACCAAGTGACcgattccatcaaaatcccaacaattcccaaaataccctcaaaagttAAACTGGGTCAAATATGGTCAAACATGGTCAAACttaaagtcaactggtcaaagtCCATAAACCTACTGAGTCAACTTAATTGAGTTAACTTAACATGGGCTGACATGCGCAACTAGGCGGGGCATACTCTggaggtacgcttagcgtacacaagGCTTCGCGGAGAACCACCATTGGGGTGGCTGACCAGGTATGCGGGGCATACACCaggttacgcggggtgtacccTCGCAGATCCAACTTCTTTATTAAGTGCTTAAAGGCTTTAACACTTAAGCTTATACTTCAGATCCAAAGTCCAGAGGCATACTAGGGACATAGAGttcccaactttatgacttttcacgtccaaaaagtccttaatgAAAGGTATTAATCCATAAAGACCTTCTACAAGAAGCATGGATCAAAATAGCTAAagagacctcatttttatggattAGGATccttcctagggtctgaaaggatagCCCAAAACATCCAAAACCAAACATGCACAAAAATAGGACTTTTTAGACAAGAAGAACAACATAAAGCTAGCAAAATGAGATCTAAGCAAACAAAACATCAATGTGAAGACTTTTTACCTTTTGGGAACTTCCTAAGAAGGTAATTATCCAAGATCCACATGCTTGCTTCAACTTCTAAGCTCTTTGATGCAACTCATTCGTCTTTAagcacaccaagaacacacttttAGCTTAAAAACACTCTTAAGGGACTATGGTTTGCGAAAAAGGACACAAGGACTTTGGAGGATGAAaaagtatatatatgtgtatgtggggggggggggggtaaatgagccataaggatcccataaaccctaaaacttagggtttcatttgGACATGAGTCCACCTagcgtacatatgtgtacgcccaacatactagggtacgcctagtacgcttagtgtacccaCATGTACGTTTAGCATACACCTCCTACTTCAAATTTACAATCTAGCCACTAGGGCTTCTCATGGCTGCTTCATtccaatccaaggaccaaaatgacataatttaaaaccaagggatgaatttgaaaatacctgagaaccagggtgttacaactttccctcacttgaactagacttcgtcctcaaagtccgctGCAGAGAACAAATCttgataatgctcccgcatctaaGCTTttgctcccaggtccactcgaagctcctccggtgctgccattgtacctttaccaaaggtacttccttgctcctttgtgtgggatttatcttacacaaagttaattCTTAGTTTATTTAGTAGTTAGTATAGGTTTTAATAAATATCTGTtttaataagtaattataatttttttttgtttttgccttgaactcgccgagtgcactcgtgacaacttggcgagtccatcgctgttcacagttttaatttttattttatttttgttatttttacgcgtttttcttgttttgtttgtagttgtttcatgacccgaggatctgatacacctctggtccctcctctcgaagacccggaatccgcactaaggaGGAACAAAGGAAAAACCGTTGGAGAATCCGTTTCTTCAAAGAATTCACCACTAAAGAACCTCAAGTATGTTTTCAGCAAGAataagagcagcaaatcaggagcatccaacgCCTCTTTAGCAATCGAAGACCTGATTAAAGAAGACACAGAGtatgagaccgaggaagaagaagaacctacATACGAACACGAATCCGATTTTGAGGACgatttagctatcactatgggtcatatcgatgaagtccccataggggaatggaagaagaggatgcgcgatgaAACTGGCCCgtgacttgtgcaacccgcaattcccgctatTGCTACTTTCGAACTAAAGGGCCACATACTCGCTCAACTTAAGGAGATTCCTTTCTATGGAAAAGACCACGAAGATGCTTACAAGAAtttggatgaagtcaatgatgtagcggattacttcaatgttccaaatgtgcctcGCGAGACCCAGCTACTTCGCATGCTCCCAGTTACATTCAAAGGTGCTGCAAAAGACTGGCTCAAGTCACTCCCTCCTGGGttagtcaccacatgggccaagatgaaagaagaatttatagatcacttttgcccaccttctaaaatagccaagttgaagaaggccattgctaactttgaacaacaagttGGAGAGTCACTATATGAAGCTTGGGAGAGGTACAAGAGCCTCCTAAGGAATTGCCCgcaccatgaccttaatagccaacaagaagtctccatcttctatgatggagtcaatgtcaccacaaggcagtTACTTGATTCGCAAGGCCCGCTCATAAGGAAGCCACCCCCGGAAATCAaataattaattgaagaattctctaaacattctagagaataccacaacccacGAAATGAAgtaagagggggggggggtgaaCACGGTCAATGATAGCATGGCGACAATGATCGCCAAACTAGACAGTTTAGACAgaagaatgacgaaaatggatcaaacaatccacgCTATCCGGGTGGGATGTGGAAATTGTAGGGGACCGCACCTAACTAAAGATTGTGATTTAGATGAGAATGGAAACAAAAAGGCGCAAGTTTTCTATTCAAGTGGGGACAAATACGACGAGAATTGGCggaaaccaaagaaggaatgACTCATGTACGAAGAATATAAAAAGGCAAAGGAAGAGAAATACAAGCAAAAAGAGAGGGGtttctatcaaaaggaagaaccggttaTGGAAAAAAGAACCGATTTAGAAGAAATGCTCACAAGATTCATAACCGCGTCCGAGAAAAGGCACATTGATCATGATGCTGCAATACATGAGACCAGGAATATACTTAGGAATCAGCAACCATCTATACttaacattgagaaacagctaggTCAACTTTCACATCAAGTGAACAAGAGAAAACCGGGTGAACTTCTGAGTAGAACCGAGAGtaatccaagaatggagaatgtgaaTGTTATAACCTCTAGCTATGGAAAAATTTTCACTCCTATGACCACTGTATAGAAGGTCTCAACTAAGATGCATGCAGAAAAGATAGAAGGATCGAGTTCAGCTAAAcctgaccagactcgccgagtccctataatggactcgacgagtccatgccctgaTCACAAATCCGCTGTTTCCTTAAAGCCTTACAACCCTCCTTTGCCATTCTCAATCCGAGCCATACCTAATGAAAAGGTCAAGGCATACAGAGCTTTCATGGAACATGTTAAAGCCCTTCAAGTCAACATTCCATTTGTTGAAACAATGCTTCAAACACCCAAATACTTGAACTTGCTAAAGGGTCTCTTTGCTGCTAGAAAAGATTTGGTTGAAGTCACGGAGATAGTATTGAGTAAGCTACCAGAAAAGAAGGGCGATCCGGGAAGCATCACAATTCCTTGTCAATTTGGAAATATACTTGCTACTAAAGCGTTGACCGATTCAGGTGCAAGTATTAACTTAATGCCTTTTTCTTTCTTCAAGAAGCTGAATTTACCGGAGCCAAGGCCTgtgaatatgaagatccatttggcggaTAAAAAGATTATTAGTCCAAGAggtgtttgtgaagatctcctcATTAAGGTAGATAAATTTATATTCCCCGTGGACTTTGTAGTacttgatatggaagaagaccccgaaattccaattattttggggagatcattctTGAATACCGCATACGCATTGATAGATGTATGCGAGTCCACACTAACATTAAAGGTAGGAGATGAGTCAGCAGTGTTTAAAGCTCTACCAGAGATTAAgcaagaagaaggaagaaaagaagaagtttccttcattgatttggatgatgaaatactacaaaaagaacttgcactcctgcaagaagaagatccaagtaaGTTTTTGCTATCTTCTGCAGGAAATGATGATGTtgacaaagacttggaggagatAGAATAGATGCTGAAAGGAACCGATTCAGGAAACACAGTGGGATGTGAGGAatacgctccgactcgccgagtcgctttcacggactcgacgagtccattcgaaAATCACAGCAACTTGGATGATTTTGATCTGCTTGTTACCAGCTCTTTGCATGTTCTAGAAATGAAGATTTTCTCTAAATCTTTAGAAGATCAATCAGCAGAAAGCGGAATTGTTAAAGCATATGGTGATTTTTAACACGTTCAAGTGGCGTGCCTCAATATAATAATGCAAGAAGATGAAGACATTCCACTTGAAAAGGAGGCAAGCTTTGGAGAAGAGGAAAATGCAGCGGTTATGAAAGATGATGTTGATGACCCATTCATTGAGTCACGTATTACCAAACCTCGAGCCCGAATTTTCACGAACTATGAAGTAATGAAGTTTAAAGAAAATGGggtaaagaagaagaaggtgaggGAAAAGGAAATTCATGCAGCTGAAGATGATGCTACAAGGAAAATGAGAGAAGAATTTGAGACGGTCCTATAGGAAGAAGATACATGCTTacaaaacaaagtataaaccgcaaaagattaggcgtgcattcccgatgcAGGAAAATGAAGAAACGTAGATgagaaggagtccagctaacgactccttaaaaagaagcgttTGGCGGGAAGCAACCCgttattagagtttgctttcttttatctttctcgttttagtttgattttcgttTTTTTTAGGATTTTATTTTCGTCTTCTAAATCATCAGACATGACTGCTTGAGAGTGCGTATGAGCTAAGTGTAGGGTGGAATTTTTTATGCATAAATGAcaaaatgatataatttttgaattatttgcagttgactcgccgagtctgaccctgaaTTGATGAGTCgattttatttacagaaaaaaagtttaattaaaaataatttttacatatggtaaacttagggttttaaccctaatgaGATCATATTTCCTCCTTACTCGACGTGCGCCCCCATTGCTTTCTCACTCTCAAGCACTCATCaagttcttcactttttcttcaaaattctCGAATTCTATCAACAAAGGTACTTAATTTCTTCCATAATTCTGTTAAAGCCATGATTTTTAGATGTTTTAAGGTGTCAATTTCATAGAATACCCGATTTTGAAGTTtagtgaatttttagggttttgatttagtGTTAATTGTGTTGTTTTGGATGGTTATTCTTGCTCTAATACATCTTAGGAATGTCCATGGACAAAACCCTTGAAAAAATTTCGAGTTTTTATGGTCGAATTTTGCTcgacccgtcgactgactcgcGCAGTTcatacgactcgtcgagttgttcacggactcgacgagtccagtcgggggCCCAGATGAATTTTGTTTTGATGTTTTTCTATATTTTCTGGGTTGTTTGTTCTTTGTTTTGCAGGGGTCATGTTTTCAAGAGGATAGAGCTCAAGTGGAAACCaaggagattttccttggttgaatTTCCCTCCGATTGAATCTGCTTCAACAATGACAAGATGGAAGAAGAGGTTGGCTGAGGTCAGGAAGAAGGAGGTTTATGTACCTAGTAGGGTTGACTGGGATTGGTTAAAGAATGTCCGGTATGAAGAAAAGTTGGCGCCTTACCTTTTGAAGGAATTTACTTACGAAGGGGAGACAATTATATGTGATGGACGGAGTCTGGTTTTCAGAATTCAAGAGCCGGTGTTTCGAGAACTCTGCTGGGAATTTTTCTCCGCGGTATATTTCCGAGGAGGAGACGATTGCTACCACCCCGCGAGTTTTAGT
The genomic region above belongs to Lactuca sativa cultivar Salinas chromosome 4, Lsat_Salinas_v11, whole genome shotgun sequence and contains:
- the LOC128133453 gene encoding uncharacterized protein LOC128133453, yielding MDSTSPCPDHKSAVSLKPYNPPLPFSIRAIPNEKVKAYRAFMEHVKALQVNIPFVETMLQTPKYLNLLKGLFAARKDLVEVTEIVLSKLPEKKGDPGSITIPCQFGNILATKALTDSGASINLMPFSFFKKLNLPEPRPVNMKIHLADKKIISPRGVCEDLLIKIFSKSLEDQSAESGIVKAYGDF